The stretch of DNA CAACGCAAATTGGATAGTAGGAATCGGAGTACCTCATATTCCGAGTAATTGAACAGTCTGCTGTCCCACAGCGGATGATCTCCTTTAGGACCTGAGTGGAAGAAACACGCATCCGTGCCATCGAACTTGTTCAGTCCATCCAATGTGTTCTTGGAAGCATGCGAATGTACCACATCTAGTAAAACGTAAAGACCATGTTGATGCGCCACATCTACCAACTCCTTCAGTTCTTCCGGAGTTCCATAGCGAGATGAAGCCGCGTAGAAGGACGTCACCTTAACAATTTCAATGAGAAATTACAGACACTTGTGCAtacttacataattatttttgagattACGCAACCTGATATCCAAAACTGGCATAATAAGCATGCTCCATGATTGCCATTAATTGTATCGCGTTGTACCCCTGCTTGACAATCCTTGGAATTATGTCTTTGGCAAATTCCAAATAAGTACCAACTCGCAATTCTTGTGTGGCAATGCCAACATGGCACTCGTAAATTCTAAAACTTGCTGGTTTCTTGGGTTTAGGATGCTGGAACTTATATAGCTGGAAAaaacgtaattatttttcttactgTCATTTACTCGCAAATGTAAAAACACTTATAGTAGTAATTATGTAATACTTTTTCTGGATGCCATATAACTTGTTTGTAAGTAGTTCCCTGAGATTTATCTTTTGGTTGTATTACATAATTCGCCCAAGGACTCAGCCTTTCCTGCAACTCATTATTGTGATCtctgataataattttcacttcAGATAAATGTTTCAAAGGACAGCTGCCATCTGCGTTTGGAGGCAAATGCAGCTCCCATTTTCCATACTCTAATTTTTTGTAAGGCGTATCAAGCCAGTGCCAATTAtctatgaaacaaaaaaattatattaattaaaagataattctGATATaacaagtaaatatattaatataattgtatgaatataattcttaCTGAACTCTCCAGTCAAGAGCACTTCCTGTGCGCCAGGCGCCCATTCTTTCGCAATGACACTATTATCATCCTGGATGTGAATTCCAAAGGTCTCATAGGCCTTTGTAAACTTTTCCAAATCTCCATCTCCTTCTTCTATTTTATCAACATAATCCATAAACAAAGCATACctagaaataaagaaatatattaatggaaaatcattattatatcgTTATTACGCAATCATTACATGCGGCGTACGTAAAAAATCATAAGTTACATAAATAACATAACGTTAATAAAtagttgttaataaaaatacctgCGGCGAATGTCATGCTCGTACTGCTTTAAATAAGGATCCCTTTCGAGAAGAGCATTGATTTCTGGAACCACGATTTCTGAGGGATGCAAGCTGGACCACTTTCCACCCATGTTTCAATCGTAACACGCAAATATCTGCAGATGTCGATTAACGAGATCACCAGCGTGTCTGAAGCATGAACCGGTACCAAAATTTGAATGACAAATCAAGGTGATCCCCTCTCCGTCTCATGCTGTACGATTCGCATCGTACCTTAGAACAAAAAGAGGGAAGAAAACCTAGTTTGACGCACAAGTTGAAACGTGAACAAACCATGCGACTATGTTTACATAATTACGAATTAAATAACATGTGTCACGAGTGTGACAAGTTTAGTACCATAACCTGCAATTCAGTTCGACTCTTGCCGTCTCCATATTTATTCCCGTGCAAAGACCAGAAATCTTTCAGGGCTGACGTAAGCAAACAAAAGACAAAGcgcaataattacaaaataaaaactcaaaattaATAGCTTGCGTTAAAGAATATTAGTCATATATCGAGGCAGCGTATGAGCATTTTTCTCTGTTTATtatgttgattttattttcttatttattatggCAAAAGCacaatattttccaaattacatatgaaaaataaagagacgGGACCACTGAAAGGAATACAATCATGATATTGGAATAATTATGGCGATGAATACGTCATAACGCGCTGATTATGCTTAAAGCTTGATTAACGAGTATTCTCAAAATATACTCGATTTCAGAACGctgaaagataataaatacagATTTTAGAAGGGAATAAAAAAAGCGAAGCATGTAAATTTCAGAAtcagcaaaaaattttattagagatACACGAGGACGATTGCAGtcgtattatatattgtaagaataattaatgcCGATGATTTGCAGACTCACATGTAAGTACAacgtacaattttatataacattgatTCATTGACAAATGCAAAAAGTAGCTTGTTCCAGCGACTAAAGCGACATAAATACCGCggaatatattgtaatatgctAAACTAAATACCATCGCAATTTGCGGATTATGCACTagtacacaaatatttttggttGAACTTTACGCTGAAAGAGATCTcttaaagagagagagaatatgtGATTAATTagtagaaatttattatgagtTATTCATTACTGACTGACTCACTTATTGATTACTGACTGACGCTCACAAAgcatatgaaaataaataaatacgttatgttttttttttttcttcaaaatagttATACGATATCGGAGACTTTGAGACAATCGATACAGTTCAGACACTGAACGTCTTGCAGCTTTGGTCCATTCTTATCTTAACTAAGCATTAAGAATTCGTTAAAgaagtatataattaattcttaaatagcGTAAAGATGTATAAACTAATGATACGAATAATAAGGATTGTCCCCATTTGTTTTCGTTGTCCTTTATCCATATTACTCGTCTATACACAAATATCTGACAAATTTGTCACGAAGCATTGGACTGCTTCAAGAAAAATACCACCGAAAggaaagtagaaaaaaaaatatatgtaagatatatttaaatttcatgaGATTAGATAGATACGTTAATGTTAAAGTTTTAGATTATGAGATTAAAATCGCAttgaagattttattataatagtagGAAGAGATTAGCACCTGGATAAATGCCCGGATGAACTCTCTGCCTTGGAAACGGTTACTAAAATAACTCGTCTAGCGTGTTGTTTTTGTTAGTGGGCTTTCGGTTTTGAATTCGATTTGTTAATGTAATTTGCGGTATTGTTTATGGGAGTATTATTGACTGAAGTGTCGGATACTTCGTCGCTGCTATTACTGCGAATATCACCCTCcatctgtaatattttttccataaaaaagaTTAGCATGTAAATGTGCATTTATTCGTCaacattgaaaaaatgtttcaacgaACGTGCACGCgacaatttgtataaatctgCAGCACGTACCTGACCAGCATTGAAAGCGCGATATGCGATCTTAATGATTAAATAAGTCCAAATCGCATGAAGAAAcagtagtaaaaataataaagaattaaagatATAGTAAGCAGGGAACATCGGCACTATCTTAGGCGCTTCTATAGACGTGCTGTAACATACAAGAAATTCAAATCAATATCAACATCTGCATTTGAAACacgttttgttattttaatactttacaGCCGCACGTTTCATGCaagtatttttgtttttcatttcTTGGAAGTCTGCTATTGTTCTCTTATTTAGAAGATAACTACTAGCTAACAAAGTCCACGTAGCAGCGGCCATGAAAGTGATAagcataaatatacatacctGTAAATTATCCAAAATGGATAAATACCCACACGTGTCACAATCCATAGTATTGTAAATATGCCGAATACACAATCACACACTTTCTGATAATTTGCATACTTGGCCATTTTTGCCAcctaagagaaaaaaatatatatatatatcggaatatagaatattgtcaaaacatttttttcaacctCTTACCTCCATAAATATATCTGCACAATCATGTACCAATAAGACCAGAGATCCAATCCTTGTTAGGTTTCCAACCCACGAGAAACACATAAGCAATATTGTGGCTATATGATGAATGAACATTTGCCAGAAGTCTTTCCTCTTTACAtcgaaaaattgagaaaagcTTAATGCCCAATAAAATGCCATTGATATCATATAATACCACCATACGTCACTGGTAACTGGATGATACGGATAACCATAGTAACAGTACTTGATATCCCAAAGCCATAGTTTATCCCATAGAATGTAAAGGCCATAAACGAatgaatatgtataatacaaaCATCTCCAACTGaaagaacatatttttatcatacatcCGTggtataacataaaatttctaaGGTTAATTGAAAGAATAACCAACCAGCTTTCACAGAACTTCGTAAGTGTAGATGGTTTATCTTGAGAACGACGTAGTCGTAACCATCGCTCTACTTGCCTTTCAGACCAATCTAATTGTTTAGCCATTGCCAAAATCTTAAAACACAATTATGCATTACAAGATGCTAATGTGCAAATgatacatgtaaaaataaattagtcagtaattgatattatttaatttgtatatactaatacattcatacattttttatgtgcataatttcttgaaattgattattttataattaatttacttgaTTATCCCtcgttatatgtataattatacaattaaaatttgttcgCAGAACACAGTTCTATTTATTCACTCACCTGCTTATATTTAGTTTTCTTGCTGAGATAtgctttttctaatatttcattGGATACtgcctttttatttttgctattttttatacCA from Linepithema humile isolate Giens D197 chromosome 2, Lhum_UNIL_v1.0, whole genome shotgun sequence encodes:
- the schlank gene encoding ceramide synthase 6 isoform X2, yielding MNILRNISATFWSPDIWLPPNITWDDISPNSDNNYANYQHLICPLPMAFILLGIRFSLERYLFAPFGRSLGIKNSKNKKAVSNEILEKAYLSKKTKYKQILAMAKQLDWSERQVERWLRLRRSQDKPSTLTKFCESCWRCLYYTYSFVYGLYILWDKLWLWDIKYCYYGYPYHPVTSDVWWYYMISMAFYWALSFSQFFDVKRKDFWQMFIHHIATILLMCFSWVGNLTRIGSLVLLVHDCADIFMEVAKMAKYANYQKVCDCVFGIFTILWIVTRVGIYPFWIIYSTSIEAPKIVPMFPAYYIFNSLLFLLLFLHAIWTYLIIKIAYRAFNAGQMEGDIRSNSSDEVSDTSVNNTPINNTANYINKSNSKPKAH
- the schlank gene encoding ceramide synthase 6 isoform X1, producing the protein MPFVTPLNLATLQPHGRLMTHHGHRKMNILRNISATFWSPDIWLPPNITWDDISPNSDNNYANYQHLICPLPMAFILLGIRFSLERYLFAPFGRSLGIKNSKNKKAVSNEILEKAYLSKKTKYKQILAMAKQLDWSERQVERWLRLRRSQDKPSTLTKFCESCWRCLYYTYSFVYGLYILWDKLWLWDIKYCYYGYPYHPVTSDVWWYYMISMAFYWALSFSQFFDVKRKDFWQMFIHHIATILLMCFSWVGNLTRIGSLVLLVHDCADIFMEVAKMAKYANYQKVCDCVFGIFTILWIVTRVGIYPFWIIYSTSIEAPKIVPMFPAYYIFNSLLFLLLFLHAIWTYLIIKIAYRAFNAGQMEGDIRSNSSDEVSDTSVNNTPINNTANYINKSNSKPKAH